The following coding sequences lie in one Rhea pennata isolate bPtePen1 chromosome 10, bPtePen1.pri, whole genome shotgun sequence genomic window:
- the ULK3 gene encoding serine/threonine-protein kinase ULK3 isoform X1 — MARAGWAPPRLDEFILTERLGSGTYATVYKAYRKKNTREVVAIKCVNKKNLNRASVENLLTEIEILKTIRHPHIVELKDFQWDSDHIYLIMEFCAGGDLSHFIRMRRILPEKVARIFLQQLACALKFLHDHNISHLDLKPQNILLSAPENPQLKLADFGFAQYMSPWDEKHVLRGSPLYMAPEMVCCQQYDARADLWSVGVILYEALFGRPPFASRSFAELEEKIRSDRVIELPSRPRLSSECRDLLQRLLERDPLKRISFEQFFAHPFVDMEHMPSPESLGKATSLVVEAVKKDQEGDASAALSLYCRALEYFVPALHYESDARRKEAIRAKVGQYISRAEELKALVMCDSKSLLQQGNPARQILREMAKDKPRLCAALEMASAAIAKEEEGKDDGDALELYQQSLGELLLVLAAEPAGRRRELLHAEIQMLMARAEYLKDQIKMREAQSMGKEALAESVRSSCTLQ, encoded by the exons atggCCCGGGCGGgctgggcgccgccgcgccTGGACGAGTTCATCCTCACGGAGCGGCTGGGCAGCGGCACCTACGCCACCGTCTACAAGGCCTACAGGAAG AAGAACACTCGCGAGGTGGTTGCTATCAAATGTGTCAACAAGAAGAACCTGAACCGGGCGTCTGTGGAGAACCTGCTGACTGAGATTGAGATCCTGAAGACCATCCGCCACCCGCACATCGTGGAGCTGAAGGACTTCCAG TGGGACAGTGACCACATCTACCTGATCATGGAGTTCTGCGCCGGGGGCGACCTCTCCCATTTCATCCGCATGCGGAGGATACTCCCGGAGAAGGTGGCGCGCatcttcctgcagcagcttg CCTGTGCCCTCAAGTTCCTCCATGATCACAACATCTCCCACCTGGACCTCAAGCCGCAGAACATCCTGCTCAGCGCCCCAGAGAACCCCCAGCTCAAGCTGGCAG ATTTTGGCTTTGCTCAGTACATGTCCCCATGGGACGAGAAGCACGTCCTGCGGGGCTCCCCGCTCTACATGGCGCCGGAGATGGTGTGCTGCCAGCAGTACGACGCGCGGGCGGACCTGTGGTCGGTCGGCGTTATCCTTTACG AGGCGCTTTTCGGGAGGCCGCCCTTCGCCTCCAGGTCGTTTGCCGAGCTGGAGGAGAAGATCCGCAGCGACCGGGTCATCGAG ctGCCCAGCCGGCCCCGGCTCTCCTCGGAGTGTCGGGATCTCTTGCAACGCCTCCTGGAGAGGGACCCCTTGAAACGCATCTCCTTCGAGCAGTTCTTCGCCCACCCCTTCGTGGACATGGAGCACATGCCGAGCCCGGAGAGCCTCGGCAAAGCG ACCAGCCTGGTGGTGGAGGCGGTGAAGAAGGACCAGGAGGGGGATGCGTCAGCCGCGCTCTCGCTCTACTGCAGAGCCCTGGAGTATTTTGTGCCTGCTCTGCACT ATGAAAGCGACGCTCGCCGGAAGGAAGCCATCCGGGCAAAG GTGGGGCAATACATCTCCCGGGCAGAGGAGCTGAAAGCGCTGGTCATGTGCGACAGCAAGAGTCTCCTGCAGCAGGGAAACCCTGCCAGGCAGATCCTCAGAG AGATGGCCAAGGACAAGCCTCGTCTCTGTGCTGCGCTGGAGATGGCTTCCGCAGCCATCGCGAAG gaggaggagggcaaagACGACGGGGACGCCCTGGAGCTCTACCAGCAGAGCCTGGGCGAGCTGCTGCTCGTTCTGGCTG CAGAGCCGGCGGGGAGGAGACGGGAGCTGCTCCACGCGGAG ATCCAGATGCTGATGGCCCGAGCCGAGTACCTGAAAGACCAGATCAAG ATGCGGGAGGCGCAGTCCATGGGCAAGGAGGCGCTGGCGGAGTCCGTCCGGAGCT CCTGCACGTTGCAGTGA
- the ULK3 gene encoding serine/threonine-protein kinase ULK3 isoform X2, translated as MARAGWAPPRLDEFILTERLGSGTYATVYKAYRKKNTREVVAIKCVNKKNLNRASVENLLTEIEILKTIRHPHIVELKDFQWDSDHIYLIMEFCAGGDLSHFIRMRRILPEKVARIFLQQLACALKFLHDHNISHLDLKPQNILLSAPENPQLKLADFGFAQYMSPWDEKHVLRGSPLYMAPEMVCCQQYDARADLWSVGVILYEALFGRPPFASRSFAELEEKIRSDRVIELPSRPRLSSECRDLLQRLLERDPLKRISFEQFFAHPFVDMEHMPSPESLGKATSLVVEAVKKDQEGDASAALSLYCRALEYFVPALHYESDARRKEAIRAKVGQYISRAEELKALVMCDSKSLLQQGNPARQILREMAKDKPRLCAALEMASAAIAKEEEGKDDGDALELYQQSLGELLLVLAEPAGRRRELLHAEIQMLMARAEYLKDQIKMREAQSMGKEALAESVRSSCTLQ; from the exons atggCCCGGGCGGgctgggcgccgccgcgccTGGACGAGTTCATCCTCACGGAGCGGCTGGGCAGCGGCACCTACGCCACCGTCTACAAGGCCTACAGGAAG AAGAACACTCGCGAGGTGGTTGCTATCAAATGTGTCAACAAGAAGAACCTGAACCGGGCGTCTGTGGAGAACCTGCTGACTGAGATTGAGATCCTGAAGACCATCCGCCACCCGCACATCGTGGAGCTGAAGGACTTCCAG TGGGACAGTGACCACATCTACCTGATCATGGAGTTCTGCGCCGGGGGCGACCTCTCCCATTTCATCCGCATGCGGAGGATACTCCCGGAGAAGGTGGCGCGCatcttcctgcagcagcttg CCTGTGCCCTCAAGTTCCTCCATGATCACAACATCTCCCACCTGGACCTCAAGCCGCAGAACATCCTGCTCAGCGCCCCAGAGAACCCCCAGCTCAAGCTGGCAG ATTTTGGCTTTGCTCAGTACATGTCCCCATGGGACGAGAAGCACGTCCTGCGGGGCTCCCCGCTCTACATGGCGCCGGAGATGGTGTGCTGCCAGCAGTACGACGCGCGGGCGGACCTGTGGTCGGTCGGCGTTATCCTTTACG AGGCGCTTTTCGGGAGGCCGCCCTTCGCCTCCAGGTCGTTTGCCGAGCTGGAGGAGAAGATCCGCAGCGACCGGGTCATCGAG ctGCCCAGCCGGCCCCGGCTCTCCTCGGAGTGTCGGGATCTCTTGCAACGCCTCCTGGAGAGGGACCCCTTGAAACGCATCTCCTTCGAGCAGTTCTTCGCCCACCCCTTCGTGGACATGGAGCACATGCCGAGCCCGGAGAGCCTCGGCAAAGCG ACCAGCCTGGTGGTGGAGGCGGTGAAGAAGGACCAGGAGGGGGATGCGTCAGCCGCGCTCTCGCTCTACTGCAGAGCCCTGGAGTATTTTGTGCCTGCTCTGCACT ATGAAAGCGACGCTCGCCGGAAGGAAGCCATCCGGGCAAAG GTGGGGCAATACATCTCCCGGGCAGAGGAGCTGAAAGCGCTGGTCATGTGCGACAGCAAGAGTCTCCTGCAGCAGGGAAACCCTGCCAGGCAGATCCTCAGAG AGATGGCCAAGGACAAGCCTCGTCTCTGTGCTGCGCTGGAGATGGCTTCCGCAGCCATCGCGAAG gaggaggagggcaaagACGACGGGGACGCCCTGGAGCTCTACCAGCAGAGCCTGGGCGAGCTGCTGCTCGTTCTGGCTG AGCCGGCGGGGAGGAGACGGGAGCTGCTCCACGCGGAG ATCCAGATGCTGATGGCCCGAGCCGAGTACCTGAAAGACCAGATCAAG ATGCGGGAGGCGCAGTCCATGGGCAAGGAGGCGCTGGCGGAGTCCGTCCGGAGCT CCTGCACGTTGCAGTGA
- the ULK3 gene encoding serine/threonine-protein kinase ULK3 isoform X5 → MARAGWAPPRLDEFILTERLGSGTYATVYKAYRKKNTREVVAIKCVNKKNLNRASVENLLTEIEILKTIRHPHIVELKDFQWDSDHIYLIMEFCAGGDLSHFIRMRRILPEKVARIFLQQLDFGFAQYMSPWDEKHVLRGSPLYMAPEMVCCQQYDARADLWSVGVILYEALFGRPPFASRSFAELEEKIRSDRVIELPSRPRLSSECRDLLQRLLERDPLKRISFEQFFAHPFVDMEHMPSPESLGKATSLVVEAVKKDQEGDASAALSLYCRALEYFVPALHYESDARRKEAIRAKVGQYISRAEELKALVMCDSKSLLQQGNPARQILREMAKDKPRLCAALEMASAAIAKEEEGKDDGDALELYQQSLGELLLVLAAEPAGRRRELLHAEIQMLMARAEYLKDQIKMREAQSMGKEALAESVRSSCTLQ, encoded by the exons atggCCCGGGCGGgctgggcgccgccgcgccTGGACGAGTTCATCCTCACGGAGCGGCTGGGCAGCGGCACCTACGCCACCGTCTACAAGGCCTACAGGAAG AAGAACACTCGCGAGGTGGTTGCTATCAAATGTGTCAACAAGAAGAACCTGAACCGGGCGTCTGTGGAGAACCTGCTGACTGAGATTGAGATCCTGAAGACCATCCGCCACCCGCACATCGTGGAGCTGAAGGACTTCCAG TGGGACAGTGACCACATCTACCTGATCATGGAGTTCTGCGCCGGGGGCGACCTCTCCCATTTCATCCGCATGCGGAGGATACTCCCGGAGAAGGTGGCGCGCatcttcctgcagcagcttg ATTTTGGCTTTGCTCAGTACATGTCCCCATGGGACGAGAAGCACGTCCTGCGGGGCTCCCCGCTCTACATGGCGCCGGAGATGGTGTGCTGCCAGCAGTACGACGCGCGGGCGGACCTGTGGTCGGTCGGCGTTATCCTTTACG AGGCGCTTTTCGGGAGGCCGCCCTTCGCCTCCAGGTCGTTTGCCGAGCTGGAGGAGAAGATCCGCAGCGACCGGGTCATCGAG ctGCCCAGCCGGCCCCGGCTCTCCTCGGAGTGTCGGGATCTCTTGCAACGCCTCCTGGAGAGGGACCCCTTGAAACGCATCTCCTTCGAGCAGTTCTTCGCCCACCCCTTCGTGGACATGGAGCACATGCCGAGCCCGGAGAGCCTCGGCAAAGCG ACCAGCCTGGTGGTGGAGGCGGTGAAGAAGGACCAGGAGGGGGATGCGTCAGCCGCGCTCTCGCTCTACTGCAGAGCCCTGGAGTATTTTGTGCCTGCTCTGCACT ATGAAAGCGACGCTCGCCGGAAGGAAGCCATCCGGGCAAAG GTGGGGCAATACATCTCCCGGGCAGAGGAGCTGAAAGCGCTGGTCATGTGCGACAGCAAGAGTCTCCTGCAGCAGGGAAACCCTGCCAGGCAGATCCTCAGAG AGATGGCCAAGGACAAGCCTCGTCTCTGTGCTGCGCTGGAGATGGCTTCCGCAGCCATCGCGAAG gaggaggagggcaaagACGACGGGGACGCCCTGGAGCTCTACCAGCAGAGCCTGGGCGAGCTGCTGCTCGTTCTGGCTG CAGAGCCGGCGGGGAGGAGACGGGAGCTGCTCCACGCGGAG ATCCAGATGCTGATGGCCCGAGCCGAGTACCTGAAAGACCAGATCAAG ATGCGGGAGGCGCAGTCCATGGGCAAGGAGGCGCTGGCGGAGTCCGTCCGGAGCT CCTGCACGTTGCAGTGA
- the ULK3 gene encoding serine/threonine-protein kinase ULK3 isoform X6, whose amino-acid sequence MARAGWAPPRLDEFILTERLGSGTYATVYKAYRKKNTREVVAIKCVNKKNLNRASVENLLTEIEILKTIRHPHIVELKDFQWDSDHIYLIMEFCAGGDLSHFIRMRRILPEKVARIFLQQLACALKFLHDHNISHLDLKPQNILLSAPENPQLKLADFGFAQYMSPWDEKHVLRGSPLYMAPEMVCCQQYDARADLWSVGVILYEALFGRPPFASRSFAELEEKIRSDRVIELPSRPRLSSECRDLLQRLLERDPLKRISFEQFFAHPFVDMEHMPSPESLGKATSLVVEAVKKDQEGDASAALSLYCRALEYFVPALHYESDARRKEAIRAKRWPRTSLVSVLRWRWLPQPSRRRRRAKTTGTPWSSTSRAWASCCSFWLQSRRGGDGSCSTRRSRC is encoded by the exons atggCCCGGGCGGgctgggcgccgccgcgccTGGACGAGTTCATCCTCACGGAGCGGCTGGGCAGCGGCACCTACGCCACCGTCTACAAGGCCTACAGGAAG AAGAACACTCGCGAGGTGGTTGCTATCAAATGTGTCAACAAGAAGAACCTGAACCGGGCGTCTGTGGAGAACCTGCTGACTGAGATTGAGATCCTGAAGACCATCCGCCACCCGCACATCGTGGAGCTGAAGGACTTCCAG TGGGACAGTGACCACATCTACCTGATCATGGAGTTCTGCGCCGGGGGCGACCTCTCCCATTTCATCCGCATGCGGAGGATACTCCCGGAGAAGGTGGCGCGCatcttcctgcagcagcttg CCTGTGCCCTCAAGTTCCTCCATGATCACAACATCTCCCACCTGGACCTCAAGCCGCAGAACATCCTGCTCAGCGCCCCAGAGAACCCCCAGCTCAAGCTGGCAG ATTTTGGCTTTGCTCAGTACATGTCCCCATGGGACGAGAAGCACGTCCTGCGGGGCTCCCCGCTCTACATGGCGCCGGAGATGGTGTGCTGCCAGCAGTACGACGCGCGGGCGGACCTGTGGTCGGTCGGCGTTATCCTTTACG AGGCGCTTTTCGGGAGGCCGCCCTTCGCCTCCAGGTCGTTTGCCGAGCTGGAGGAGAAGATCCGCAGCGACCGGGTCATCGAG ctGCCCAGCCGGCCCCGGCTCTCCTCGGAGTGTCGGGATCTCTTGCAACGCCTCCTGGAGAGGGACCCCTTGAAACGCATCTCCTTCGAGCAGTTCTTCGCCCACCCCTTCGTGGACATGGAGCACATGCCGAGCCCGGAGAGCCTCGGCAAAGCG ACCAGCCTGGTGGTGGAGGCGGTGAAGAAGGACCAGGAGGGGGATGCGTCAGCCGCGCTCTCGCTCTACTGCAGAGCCCTGGAGTATTTTGTGCCTGCTCTGCACT ATGAAAGCGACGCTCGCCGGAAGGAAGCCATCCGGGCAAAG AGATGGCCAAGGACAAGCCTCGTCTCTGTGCTGCGCTGGAGATGGCTTCCGCAGCCATCGCGAAG gaggaggagggcaaagACGACGGGGACGCCCTGGAGCTCTACCAGCAGAGCCTGGGCGAGCTGCTGCTCGTTCTGGCTG CAGAGCCGGCGGGGAGGAGACGGGAGCTGCTCCACGCGGAG ATCCAGATGCTGA
- the ULK3 gene encoding serine/threonine-protein kinase ULK3 isoform X4 — MARAGWAPPRLDEFILTERLGSGTYATVYKAYRKKNTREVVAIKCVNKKNLNRASVENLLTEIEILKTIRHPHIVELKDFQWDSDHIYLIMEFCAGGDLSHFIRMRRILPEKVARIFLQQLACALKFLHDHNISHLDLKPQNILLSAPENPQLKLADFGFAQYMSPWDEKHVLRGSPLYMAPEMVCCQQYDARADLWSVGVILYEALFGRPPFASRSFAELEEKIRSDRVIELPSRPRLSSECRDLLQRLLERDPLKRISFEQFFAHPFVDMEHMPSPESLGKATSLVVEAVKKDQEGDASAALSLYCRALEYFVPALHYESDARRKEAIRAKVGQYISRAEELKALVMCDSKSLLQQGNPARQILREMAKDKPRLCAALEMASAAIAKHPSCHQPASPRVTVSCGVSCRRRRAKTTGTPWSSTSRAWASCCSFWLSRRGGDGSCSTRRSRC; from the exons atggCCCGGGCGGgctgggcgccgccgcgccTGGACGAGTTCATCCTCACGGAGCGGCTGGGCAGCGGCACCTACGCCACCGTCTACAAGGCCTACAGGAAG AAGAACACTCGCGAGGTGGTTGCTATCAAATGTGTCAACAAGAAGAACCTGAACCGGGCGTCTGTGGAGAACCTGCTGACTGAGATTGAGATCCTGAAGACCATCCGCCACCCGCACATCGTGGAGCTGAAGGACTTCCAG TGGGACAGTGACCACATCTACCTGATCATGGAGTTCTGCGCCGGGGGCGACCTCTCCCATTTCATCCGCATGCGGAGGATACTCCCGGAGAAGGTGGCGCGCatcttcctgcagcagcttg CCTGTGCCCTCAAGTTCCTCCATGATCACAACATCTCCCACCTGGACCTCAAGCCGCAGAACATCCTGCTCAGCGCCCCAGAGAACCCCCAGCTCAAGCTGGCAG ATTTTGGCTTTGCTCAGTACATGTCCCCATGGGACGAGAAGCACGTCCTGCGGGGCTCCCCGCTCTACATGGCGCCGGAGATGGTGTGCTGCCAGCAGTACGACGCGCGGGCGGACCTGTGGTCGGTCGGCGTTATCCTTTACG AGGCGCTTTTCGGGAGGCCGCCCTTCGCCTCCAGGTCGTTTGCCGAGCTGGAGGAGAAGATCCGCAGCGACCGGGTCATCGAG ctGCCCAGCCGGCCCCGGCTCTCCTCGGAGTGTCGGGATCTCTTGCAACGCCTCCTGGAGAGGGACCCCTTGAAACGCATCTCCTTCGAGCAGTTCTTCGCCCACCCCTTCGTGGACATGGAGCACATGCCGAGCCCGGAGAGCCTCGGCAAAGCG ACCAGCCTGGTGGTGGAGGCGGTGAAGAAGGACCAGGAGGGGGATGCGTCAGCCGCGCTCTCGCTCTACTGCAGAGCCCTGGAGTATTTTGTGCCTGCTCTGCACT ATGAAAGCGACGCTCGCCGGAAGGAAGCCATCCGGGCAAAG GTGGGGCAATACATCTCCCGGGCAGAGGAGCTGAAAGCGCTGGTCATGTGCGACAGCAAGAGTCTCCTGCAGCAGGGAAACCCTGCCAGGCAGATCCTCAGAG AGATGGCCAAGGACAAGCCTCGTCTCTGTGCTGCGCTGGAGATGGCTTCCGCAGCCATCGCGAAG CATCCTTCCTGCCACCAGCCTGCGTCCCCGCGCGTGACGGTATCCTGCGGGGTCTcttgcaggaggaggagggcaaagACGACGGGGACGCCCTGGAGCTCTACCAGCAGAGCCTGGGCGAGCTGCTGCTCGTTCTGGCTG AGCCGGCGGGGAGGAGACGGGAGCTGCTCCACGCGGAG ATCCAGATGCTGA
- the ULK3 gene encoding serine/threonine-protein kinase ULK3 isoform X3, translating to MARAGWAPPRLDEFILTERLGSGTYATVYKAYRKKNTREVVAIKCVNKKNLNRASVENLLTEIEILKTIRHPHIVELKDFQWDSDHIYLIMEFCAGGDLSHFIRMRRILPEKVARIFLQQLACALKFLHDHNISHLDLKPQNILLSAPENPQLKLADFGFAQYMSPWDEKHVLRGSPLYMAPEMVCCQQYDARADLWSVGVILYEALFGRPPFASRSFAELEEKIRSDRVIELPSRPRLSSECRDLLQRLLERDPLKRISFEQFFAHPFVDMEHMPSPESLGKATSLVVEAVKKDQEGDASAALSLYCRALEYFVPALHYESDARRKEAIRAKVGQYISRAEELKALVMCDSKSLLQQGNPARQILREMAKDKPRLCAALEMASAAIAKHPSCHQPASPRVTVSCGVSCRRRRAKTTGTPWSSTSRAWASCCSFWLQSRRGGDGSCSTRRSRC from the exons atggCCCGGGCGGgctgggcgccgccgcgccTGGACGAGTTCATCCTCACGGAGCGGCTGGGCAGCGGCACCTACGCCACCGTCTACAAGGCCTACAGGAAG AAGAACACTCGCGAGGTGGTTGCTATCAAATGTGTCAACAAGAAGAACCTGAACCGGGCGTCTGTGGAGAACCTGCTGACTGAGATTGAGATCCTGAAGACCATCCGCCACCCGCACATCGTGGAGCTGAAGGACTTCCAG TGGGACAGTGACCACATCTACCTGATCATGGAGTTCTGCGCCGGGGGCGACCTCTCCCATTTCATCCGCATGCGGAGGATACTCCCGGAGAAGGTGGCGCGCatcttcctgcagcagcttg CCTGTGCCCTCAAGTTCCTCCATGATCACAACATCTCCCACCTGGACCTCAAGCCGCAGAACATCCTGCTCAGCGCCCCAGAGAACCCCCAGCTCAAGCTGGCAG ATTTTGGCTTTGCTCAGTACATGTCCCCATGGGACGAGAAGCACGTCCTGCGGGGCTCCCCGCTCTACATGGCGCCGGAGATGGTGTGCTGCCAGCAGTACGACGCGCGGGCGGACCTGTGGTCGGTCGGCGTTATCCTTTACG AGGCGCTTTTCGGGAGGCCGCCCTTCGCCTCCAGGTCGTTTGCCGAGCTGGAGGAGAAGATCCGCAGCGACCGGGTCATCGAG ctGCCCAGCCGGCCCCGGCTCTCCTCGGAGTGTCGGGATCTCTTGCAACGCCTCCTGGAGAGGGACCCCTTGAAACGCATCTCCTTCGAGCAGTTCTTCGCCCACCCCTTCGTGGACATGGAGCACATGCCGAGCCCGGAGAGCCTCGGCAAAGCG ACCAGCCTGGTGGTGGAGGCGGTGAAGAAGGACCAGGAGGGGGATGCGTCAGCCGCGCTCTCGCTCTACTGCAGAGCCCTGGAGTATTTTGTGCCTGCTCTGCACT ATGAAAGCGACGCTCGCCGGAAGGAAGCCATCCGGGCAAAG GTGGGGCAATACATCTCCCGGGCAGAGGAGCTGAAAGCGCTGGTCATGTGCGACAGCAAGAGTCTCCTGCAGCAGGGAAACCCTGCCAGGCAGATCCTCAGAG AGATGGCCAAGGACAAGCCTCGTCTCTGTGCTGCGCTGGAGATGGCTTCCGCAGCCATCGCGAAG CATCCTTCCTGCCACCAGCCTGCGTCCCCGCGCGTGACGGTATCCTGCGGGGTCTcttgcaggaggaggagggcaaagACGACGGGGACGCCCTGGAGCTCTACCAGCAGAGCCTGGGCGAGCTGCTGCTCGTTCTGGCTG CAGAGCCGGCGGGGAGGAGACGGGAGCTGCTCCACGCGGAG ATCCAGATGCTGA
- the CPLX3 gene encoding complexin-3: protein MAFMVKSMVGGQLKNLTGGLGGEEKSESEKSPAEAQGMTREEYEEYQRQLVEEKMERDAQFAQRKAERATFRSHFRDKYRLPKNETDDNQIQLVGGDVELPKELAKMIEQDNEEEEEKNSVIGQLSNIQNLDLESLKDKASATLEDLKQSAEKCAVM from the exons ATGGCGTTCATGGTGAAGAGCATGGTGGGGGGGCAGCTGAAGAATCTCACGGGCGGGCTGGGTGGCGAAGAGAAGAGCGAGAGCGAGAAGTCACCGGCCGAGGCGCAGGGCATGACCCGCGAGGAGTACGAGGAGTATCAGCGGCAGCTGGTGGAGGAGAA GATGGAAAGAGACGCCCAGTTTGCCCAGCGCAAGGCGGAGAGGGCCACATTCAGGTCCCACTTCCGAGACAAGTACCGGCTCCCCAAG AACGAAACCGATGACAACCAGATCCAGCTGGTGGGAGGCGACGTGGAGCTGCCCAAAGAGCTGGCCAAGATGATCGAGCAGGACaacgaggaggaggaggagaagaacTCCGTTATCGGGCAGCTCAGCAACATCCAGAACCTGGACCTCGAGTCCCTGAAGGACAAGGCCTCGGCCACGCTGGAGGACCTGAAGCAGTCGGCCGAGAAGTGTGCCGTGATGTGA
- the CSK gene encoding tyrosine-protein kinase CSK, translating to MSGMQAVWPSGTECIAKYNFHGTAEQDLPFSKGDVLTIVAVTKDPNWYKAKNKVGREGIIPANYVQKREGVKAGIKLSLMPWFHGKITREQAERLLYPPETGLFLVRESTNYPGDYTLCVSCDGKVEHYRIIYSSSKLSIDEEVYFENLMQLVEHYTTDADGLCTRLIKPKVMEGTVAAQDEFSRSGWALNMKDLKLLQIIGKGEFGDVMLGDYRGNKVAVKCIKNDATAQAFLAEASVMTQLRHSNLVQLLGVIVEEKSGLYIVTEYMAKGSLVDYLRSRGRSVLGADCLLKFSLDVCEAMEYLEANNFVHRDLAARNVLVSEDNIAKVSDFGLTKEASSTQDTGKLPVKWTAPEALREKKFSTKSDVWSFGILLWEIYSFGRVPYPRIPLKDVVPRVEKGYKMDAPDGCPAAVYEVMRRCWTLDPSHRPAFRQLREQLAHIRDKELYL from the exons ATGTCAGGGATGCAG GCCGTCTGGCCGTCCGGTACGGAGTGTATCGCCAAGTACAACTTCCACGGTACCGCCGAGCAGGACCTGCCCTTCAGCAAAGGAGACGTCCTCACCATCGTCGCTGTCACCAAG GATCCCAACTGGTACAAGGCGAAGAACAAGGTGGGCCGGGAAGGCATCATCCCTGCCAACTACGTGCAGAAACGGGAAGGAGTGAAAGCCGGGATCAAACTCAGCCTCATGCC GTGGTTCCACGGGAAGATCACGCGGGAGCAGGCGGAGCGGCTCCTGTACCCGCCCGAGACGGGGCTCTTCCTCGTGCGGGAGAGCACCAACTACCCCGGCGACTACACCCTCTGCGTGAGCTGCGACGGCAAAGTGGAGCACTACCGCATCATCTACTCCTCCAGCAAGCTGAGCATCGACGAGGAGGTCTACTTCGAAAACCTCATGCAGCTGGTGGAG CATTACACCACGGACGCCGACGGGCTCTGCACGCGCCTCATCAAGCCGAAGGTGATGGAGGGCACGGTGGCCGCGCAGGACGAGTTCTCGCGGA GCGGCTGGGCCCTCAACATGAAGGACCTCAAGTTGCTGCAGATCATTGGCAAAGGAGAGTTTGGAG ACGTGATGCTGGGCGACTACCGGGGCAACAAAGTGGCCGTGAAGTGCATTAAGAACGATGCCACCGCGCAGGCCTTTCTGGCGGAGGCCTCGGTGATGAC GCAGCTGCGGCACAGCAACCTGGTGCAGCTCCTGGGCGTGATCGTGGAGGAGAAGAGCGGCCTTTACATCGTCACCGAGTACATGGCCAAG GGCAGCCTCGTGGACTACCTGCGGTCGCGCGGGAGGTCGGTGCTCGGCGCGGATTGCCTGCTGAAGTTCTCCTT AGACGTCTGCGAGGCCATGGAGTACCTGGAAGCCAACAACTTCGTCCACCGGGACCTGGCGGCCAGGAACGTGCTGGTCTCGGAGGACAACATCGCCAAGGTCAGCGACTTCGGGCTGACGAAGGAAGCGTCGTCCACGCAGGACACGGGCAAGCTGCCGGTGAAGTGGACGGCGCCGGAAGCGCTTAGGGAAAAG AAATTCTCCACCAAGTCGGACGTGTGGAGCTTCGGGATCCTCCTCTGGGAAATCTACTCCTTCGGGCGAGTGCCTTATCCGCGAATC CCCCTGAAGGACGTGGTGCCCCGCGTGGAGAAGGGCTACAAGATGGACGCCCCGGACGGCTGCCCGGCCGCCGTGTACGAGGTGATGCGGCGCTGCTGGACGCTGGACCCCAGCCACCGGCCGGCCTTCCGGCAGCTCCGCGAGCAGCTGGCCCATATCAGAGACAAGGAGCTCTACCTGtga